One region of Astatotilapia calliptera unplaced genomic scaffold, fAstCal1.2 U_scaffold_90, whole genome shotgun sequence genomic DNA includes:
- the LOC113018503 gene encoding uncharacterized protein LOC113018503: MRVNIYTDSAYAFGAAHVELAQWKRAGFRTATNAPICHKKALEDPDEVSIIKCKGHSQADSMVARGNQKADEAAKEAAGYKGQRQLVQVTPEEEVSTNSMEEVRQAQEETSPEEKGVWENKGAWQDGGLWRGPDGRPALTAKMAEQKVNEAHGLGHVGVKQMERNLCRWWHPDLRRMILEKARTCLICGAHNPKPAVKPEAGKFLMPGRPGEEVVIDYTDMIDTGPGGVRYLLVCVDVLTGWPEAWATKCEDAKSVIKCLIITFQGMGFPRELDQTMVLTSRIKICKR, from the exons ATGAGAGTGAACATCTACACTGACTCAGCATATGCGTTTGGAGCAGCTCATGTGGAACTGGCTCAGTGGAAGAGAGCCGGGTTCAGAACGGCCACTAATGCACCCATCTGTCACAAAAAGGCCCTGGAGGACCCAGACGAGGTAagtattataaaatgcaaaggccACTCACAAGCAGACAGTATGGTGGCAAGAGGAAATCAGAAAGCTGACGAAGCCGCAAAGGAAGCAGCGGGCTACAAAGGACAGAGACAACTGGTGCAGGTAACCCCAGAAGAGGAGGTTAGCACTAACAGCATGGAAGAAGTTAGACAGGCTCAGGAGGAGACATCCccagaggaaaagggggtgTGGGAAAACAAAGGAGCCTGGCAAGATGGCGGTTTGTGGAGGGGGCCAGATGGGCGTCCCGCTTTAACGGCCAAAATGGCGGAACAAAAGGTGAATGAGGCTCACGGGCTTGGTCACgtgggagtgaaacagatggagagaaatttgtgCCGATGGTGGCATCCTGATTTGAGAAGGATGATACTGGAAAAGGCCAGAACGTGCCTAATTTGTGGGGCACACAACCCAAAGCCAGCAGTAAAACCTGAAGCTGGTAAGTTTCTCATGCCAGGAAGGCCAGGAGAAGAGGTCGTGATTGATTATACCGACATGATTGATACAGGCCCAGGTGGGGTGAGgtatttgttggtgtgtgtggatgttttgacTGGATGGCCCGAAGCATGGGCGACCAAATGTGAAGACGCGAAAAGCGTGATTAAGTGCTTAATCATTACATTCCAAGGCATGGGTTTCCCAAGAGAATTAGATCAGACAATGGTACTCACTTCAAGAATAAAGATTTGCAAGAG GTAG